One Chitinivorax tropicus DNA window includes the following coding sequences:
- a CDS encoding NACHT domain-containing protein, translating into MMTSLLPAAHHLPLRRYLGEVQRQYGLIRFIAMPTLQDRGNTAIDQLFVKPQLSKSWVSPDLPLDDWPDCDSMLDCLAREPRLVLLGDPGSGKSTLLSWLAWRIAASMVARLPDGIDGTIPLVFVLRELPLDTLLSKTEAETAAPGEAFQRLLAALLATPLGLLLNTDEARPLFDTYLAAGKVVLMLDGFDELSLDGRQRVRAAVWDGWRAHPDTRWLITSRIVGYDECRLDGDLPTAEAMHGLAPAVPDELLRDELAKLHEGRTRRYDELDQSLWGGRKHAGGAGTVQSVPHYHVVPFDDVRIRAFAYNWYALRDHPDKANKDAGDFIQQIVKDKATWRLARSPQLLTMMALVFRVRARLPEGRALLYNDIAQAYLEDIDQYRGLAKDQYPLEQKKRWLARIAFEMQCRRPATTATPDQTGIDRHLLASRDEVLGWIEQAMQSSAYQADRAFAEDYLRFVVQRSGLLLPRGEDQFAFLHLTFQEYFAAVFIREQVQHPHFFASRRQAGEVTTKSLQGWASQQLWREVLVFLFELFSQEASWANALLIELFGEQFKVIQTYLDKRSKQKSPGWPKNARDMHQMAWLLERLVINPHSGLAHTAKAQAVELLVDLFMRDMNFPYNNEICIGHLMVDADWHAHTLAVLRVRRPTELYLASVRLQHVDWLAQEFGQLKLLALINCDLHKFPDLSNLPELLSLDISFNEISDLCWVKPYSELRALYLDGCGLRNIEFIRNFNRLNKIAIRSNDIEDFSVINSCSSLRGLAIDGAEDMRWLSGNSGITQLLVCGAAIDMRSIASLSNLKQIWLHQMDDDVALSIAPLAALAKLESIYVHPAQLQDEAAFAAALALQGRRCEWGERRLPSLIIYPNPTPSTPATPRKRRTQQP; encoded by the coding sequence ATGATGACTTCATTACTGCCTGCTGCTCACCACCTGCCCCTCCGCCGATACCTGGGCGAGGTGCAAAGGCAATACGGCCTGATCCGTTTTATCGCCATGCCCACCCTGCAAGACCGGGGCAATACCGCCATCGATCAGCTGTTTGTCAAGCCGCAGTTGTCGAAATCCTGGGTCTCACCCGATTTACCACTCGACGACTGGCCAGACTGTGACAGCATGCTCGATTGCCTGGCGCGCGAGCCACGGCTGGTGCTGCTGGGCGACCCTGGCAGTGGCAAATCGACCCTGCTCAGCTGGCTGGCCTGGCGCATTGCCGCCAGCATGGTGGCACGCCTGCCAGATGGCATCGATGGCACCATTCCTTTGGTATTTGTGCTGCGCGAGCTGCCGCTGGACACCCTCTTGTCAAAGACAGAAGCGGAAACCGCCGCGCCTGGCGAGGCCTTTCAACGCCTTCTGGCGGCGCTGCTGGCCACGCCCCTGGGCCTGCTGCTGAATACGGACGAGGCCCGGCCCTTGTTCGACACCTATCTGGCCGCTGGCAAAGTGGTGTTGATGCTGGATGGCTTCGACGAGCTGAGCCTGGATGGGCGCCAACGGGTGCGGGCTGCCGTGTGGGATGGCTGGCGGGCGCACCCTGATACGCGCTGGCTGATCACCTCGCGGATCGTCGGTTACGACGAATGCCGGCTGGATGGTGACCTCCCCACTGCCGAGGCCATGCACGGGCTTGCTCCGGCAGTGCCCGATGAGCTGCTGCGTGATGAGCTGGCCAAGCTGCACGAAGGCCGGACGCGGCGCTATGACGAGCTGGATCAGAGCCTGTGGGGGGGCAGGAAACACGCAGGGGGGGCGGGCACGGTGCAATCGGTGCCGCACTACCATGTCGTTCCCTTCGACGATGTCCGCATCCGTGCCTTCGCATACAACTGGTATGCGCTGCGCGACCACCCAGATAAGGCCAACAAAGACGCGGGCGATTTCATTCAGCAGATCGTCAAAGACAAGGCCACCTGGCGCCTGGCCCGCAGCCCGCAGCTGCTGACCATGATGGCGCTGGTGTTCCGCGTCAGGGCCCGCCTGCCGGAGGGCCGGGCGCTGCTGTACAACGACATTGCCCAGGCCTATCTGGAAGACATCGACCAATACCGAGGGCTGGCAAAGGACCAATATCCTCTGGAGCAGAAAAAGCGCTGGCTGGCCCGCATTGCCTTTGAAATGCAGTGCCGACGGCCCGCCACGACAGCCACCCCTGATCAGACTGGCATAGATCGGCACCTGCTGGCCAGCCGCGACGAGGTACTGGGCTGGATCGAACAAGCCATGCAGTCCTCGGCCTATCAGGCAGACCGTGCCTTTGCTGAAGATTACCTGCGCTTCGTGGTGCAACGCAGCGGCCTGCTATTGCCCAGGGGCGAGGATCAATTCGCCTTTCTGCACCTGACATTTCAGGAGTATTTCGCAGCGGTATTCATCCGCGAGCAGGTGCAACACCCCCACTTCTTCGCCAGCCGGCGTCAGGCCGGTGAGGTGACGACCAAATCGTTACAGGGCTGGGCCAGCCAGCAGCTGTGGCGCGAGGTGCTGGTGTTTCTGTTTGAGCTGTTTTCGCAAGAGGCGAGCTGGGCGAATGCGCTGCTGATCGAGTTGTTTGGCGAGCAGTTCAAGGTCATTCAAACCTATCTGGATAAACGCAGCAAGCAGAAATCACCTGGCTGGCCGAAAAATGCAAGGGACATGCACCAAATGGCTTGGCTGCTGGAGCGGCTGGTGATCAACCCGCATTCCGGCTTGGCGCACACGGCCAAGGCACAGGCTGTTGAATTGCTGGTAGACCTGTTTATGAGAGATATGAATTTTCCGTACAACAATGAAATTTGTATTGGTCATTTAATGGTAGATGCCGATTGGCATGCGCACACCCTTGCCGTATTACGGGTGCGCCGACCAACTGAGCTATATCTAGCGAGCGTGCGATTACAGCATGTTGACTGGCTTGCGCAGGAGTTTGGCCAACTTAAATTACTGGCTCTGATAAATTGCGATCTACATAAATTTCCAGATTTATCCAATTTGCCAGAATTACTTTCTTTGGATATTTCATTCAATGAAATCAGTGATTTATGTTGGGTGAAACCTTATTCTGAACTTAGAGCACTATATTTAGATGGCTGTGGTTTGAGGAATATAGAGTTCATTAGAAATTTTAATCGATTGAATAAAATCGCTATTCGTAGTAATGATATTGAAGATTTCTCGGTAATAAATAGTTGTTCATCTCTGAGAGGTCTGGCAATAGATGGAGCTGAAGATATGCGCTGGTTGTCAGGCAATAGTGGTATCACCCAGCTATTGGTTTGTGGAGCGGCAATAGATATGCGTTCCATCGCTTCGCTAAGCAATCTGAAACAGATCTGGCTGCATCAGATGGATGATGACGTCGCATTATCCATTGCGCCCCTGGCTGCTTTGGCCAAATTGGAATCCATTTATGTTCATCCTGCCCAGCTTCAGGACGAAGCCGCATTTGCAGCGGCTTTGGCATTGCAAGGCCGCAGATGCGAATGGGGCGAGCGGAGGTTACCCAGCCTGATTATTTATCCCAACCCCACGCCCAGCACCCCCGCCACGCCCCGGAAACGCCGCACCCAACAGCCCTGA
- a CDS encoding methyl-accepting chemotaxis protein, which translates to MSWNVGTRLTVVLIIVATVLLAISGIYGSWKTKTQLESRLEAEVSGVSLRLQGSLPSMLWNFDKAQIGKTIAAEMHSKAIVGLLVSADQGIVAGVFKGADDKVQQTTTAPQFEGRTAEVDLTFSEEGKNQKVGKVKVLISTSEMDTILQQNMIATIVQIIVLDVLLIVALSWAVNRVVLRPLKQARDALKNIASGDADLTRRLDESRKDEFGELSHWFNVFVERIRMVVNDVSDSALRLAAAADQTSRTSEQASANASRQVSEAENMLQHIRNVLHQLELVADSTGTAQQMVTSTVSQAEQGKNIIRETGYVINQLSQDVVSAANVIMQLDTEAQRIKTVLQVIEEIAGQTNLLALNAAIEAARAGEQGRGFAVVADEVRKLANRTAVSTGEIQEVIKRLLDGSRNAVQVMSSSRELADAGSEQTKRAEGAMETIVDAIAEVREVNDSIYSMTNEQKTLVHEVEGRVTNMQNTIHDSSTAAVETAAASHEQAKLAEGLQALVARFRI; encoded by the coding sequence ATGTCTTGGAACGTCGGGACTCGTCTGACGGTCGTTCTGATCATTGTCGCCACCGTCCTGCTCGCCATTTCGGGCATCTATGGTTCGTGGAAGACCAAAACACAGCTGGAAAGCCGATTGGAAGCTGAGGTATCAGGCGTCAGCTTGCGCCTGCAGGGTAGCCTGCCCTCTATGTTGTGGAATTTCGACAAGGCACAGATCGGGAAGACCATCGCTGCCGAGATGCATTCCAAAGCCATTGTCGGCCTGCTGGTCTCGGCTGATCAAGGTATCGTGGCAGGTGTGTTCAAAGGCGCAGACGACAAAGTGCAACAGACCACCACGGCCCCTCAATTCGAAGGCAGGACAGCCGAGGTTGATCTGACCTTCTCTGAAGAAGGGAAAAACCAGAAGGTCGGTAAGGTCAAGGTGCTGATTTCCACCAGCGAGATGGACACGATTCTTCAGCAAAACATGATTGCAACGATCGTGCAGATCATCGTGCTGGATGTGCTACTGATCGTTGCATTGTCCTGGGCTGTGAATCGGGTAGTGCTACGACCACTCAAACAAGCCCGCGATGCACTGAAGAACATTGCCAGCGGGGACGCCGATCTGACGCGGCGCCTGGATGAATCACGCAAAGATGAGTTTGGTGAGTTGTCGCATTGGTTCAACGTCTTTGTCGAACGCATCCGCATGGTCGTCAATGATGTATCGGATAGCGCACTCCGGCTAGCCGCAGCCGCCGACCAAACCAGCCGCACCAGTGAGCAGGCTTCGGCAAATGCGTCCCGTCAGGTGTCAGAAGCAGAAAACATGCTGCAGCATATCCGGAACGTACTGCATCAGCTTGAGCTGGTTGCTGACAGCACCGGTACCGCCCAGCAGATGGTTACCTCCACGGTGTCCCAAGCTGAACAAGGCAAGAACATCATTCGAGAAACCGGTTACGTGATCAACCAGCTGTCGCAGGATGTGGTCAGCGCAGCCAACGTGATCATGCAATTGGATACCGAAGCGCAACGTATCAAGACGGTATTGCAGGTGATTGAAGAAATAGCAGGCCAGACCAACCTGCTGGCGCTCAATGCAGCCATCGAGGCAGCCAGAGCGGGCGAGCAAGGACGCGGTTTTGCAGTGGTGGCCGATGAGGTACGCAAGCTGGCCAATCGAACTGCCGTATCAACCGGCGAGATACAGGAAGTCATCAAGCGGTTGTTGGATGGGTCGCGCAACGCAGTCCAGGTCATGAGCAGCTCTCGTGAATTGGCTGATGCCGGATCGGAACAGACCAAGCGTGCGGAAGGAGCCATGGAAACGATCGTGGATGCCATTGCAGAGGTCAGGGAAGTGAACGATTCGATTTATTCCATGACCAACGAGCAGAAGACATTGGTGCACGAGGTGGAGGGCAGGGTGACCAATATGCAAAACACCATTCACGACAGCTCAACCGCTGCAGTAGAGACTGCGGCAGCAAGCCACGAACAGGCCAAGCTGGCGGAAGGCCTGCAAGCGCTGGTGGCGCGATTCCGCATTTGA
- a CDS encoding LysE family transporter translates to MGIVDMWAFIVASILLIISPGPGTLNILGWSIRSRRSGFMALAGTSAGDATLMALAALGVSALLNNYPMAFQVVKYAGGAYLVWLGIEAWRAREGGVIALPPTDGDAFKRGLMVTLSNPKAIVFFMAFFPQFVTADAGAMAFLILGGAFLSMNCLYQTILICSAAKIGQHLSSAPKFTKLLNRMVGTVFVAFGIRLAVGN, encoded by the coding sequence ATGGGAATCGTAGACATGTGGGCCTTTATCGTGGCCTCTATTTTGCTGATCATTTCGCCTGGCCCTGGCACATTGAACATTCTCGGCTGGTCCATCCGCTCCCGTCGTAGCGGATTCATGGCACTGGCTGGCACCAGTGCAGGTGATGCAACCCTCATGGCCTTGGCTGCGCTGGGCGTATCTGCCCTGTTGAACAACTACCCGATGGCGTTCCAGGTGGTGAAATACGCAGGTGGTGCCTATCTGGTCTGGCTGGGCATCGAAGCATGGCGTGCCAGGGAAGGTGGAGTCATCGCCCTGCCGCCGACGGATGGCGACGCATTCAAGCGAGGGCTGATGGTCACTTTATCCAATCCCAAAGCCATCGTCTTCTTTATGGCTTTTTTCCCGCAGTTTGTCACCGCCGACGCAGGCGCAATGGCGTTCCTGATCCTGGGTGGTGCATTTTTGTCGATGAATTGCCTCTATCAGACCATTCTGATCTGTAGTGCTGCCAAAATTGGCCAACATCTGTCTTCTGCGCCCAAATTCACCAAACTGTTGAATCGGATGGTGGGCACAGTTTTTGTCGCTTTCGGTATCCGTCTGGCTGTTGGGAATTAA
- a CDS encoding C13 family peptidase produces the protein MKALWRSFSRNLWAGLRLLMLQPVAVRDFRSRPEQLTLLILTGAVLEILLCQAEFGGEGDINWVTLPNFLSLTMKDLALGMVLAWFFRNRRLLLWWPVLVLSADIWLSVLCWPLVKWAGLRLHSPDLANSSLISGVMMGLMLWYLMTILLALKRTLAISLRSTLLIGAALIPLQFVASTFYDDPLWLPTPAEAQTGAQSWPEPAPPRLLDESFLYNEQARLTAQLSAVEPSREGVVDTYLLAVAGDASQRVFKHEVQAIQQLFDSRFGTRGRSITLVNSQDTAGTLPLATRSSIDTAIQHIAHQMDRHEDMLVLYLTSHGSKQHEFQLSFDPLDLPPVTPDWLKEALDRAGIRWRAIAVSACYSGGFIPPLANDTTLIVTAADAQHPSFGCEDREQFTYFGQAMFNEALRKTDDWQHAFQMAQAAILQREKQEGYDPSNPQISIGRAFSEHWMGALAGRQADSGVMPNK, from the coding sequence ATGAAAGCCCTGTGGCGATCTTTTTCCCGTAATCTGTGGGCCGGGCTGCGGCTGTTGATGTTGCAACCCGTGGCCGTGCGTGACTTCCGCAGCCGCCCGGAGCAGCTGACCCTATTGATACTGACCGGGGCCGTGCTTGAAATCCTGCTCTGCCAAGCCGAATTTGGCGGTGAGGGTGATATCAATTGGGTCACCTTACCCAATTTCCTTTCGCTGACCATGAAGGACTTGGCGCTGGGCATGGTGTTGGCCTGGTTTTTTCGCAATCGTCGGCTATTACTATGGTGGCCTGTCCTGGTGTTATCGGCGGACATCTGGCTTTCTGTGCTCTGCTGGCCATTGGTGAAATGGGCTGGGCTGCGGTTACACAGCCCTGACCTGGCTAATTCATCCCTCATCAGCGGCGTGATGATGGGGCTGATGCTGTGGTATTTGATGACGATTCTGCTGGCGCTCAAACGGACACTGGCCATCTCACTCCGCAGCACCTTGCTGATTGGCGCGGCGCTGATACCACTGCAGTTTGTCGCCTCCACATTCTATGACGACCCACTTTGGCTCCCCACGCCAGCCGAGGCACAAACTGGCGCCCAGAGCTGGCCCGAGCCTGCCCCGCCCCGCTTGCTGGATGAATCATTCCTTTACAACGAGCAAGCCAGGCTGACGGCACAGCTATCAGCGGTCGAACCTAGCCGAGAGGGGGTCGTCGATACCTATTTACTGGCCGTGGCGGGCGATGCATCCCAGCGGGTGTTCAAGCACGAGGTACAGGCGATCCAACAGTTGTTCGATAGCCGGTTTGGCACCCGTGGCCGGTCAATCACGCTGGTCAACAGCCAGGACACCGCCGGGACATTGCCATTGGCTACACGATCCAGTATCGACACGGCCATCCAGCATATCGCCCACCAGATGGATCGACATGAGGACATGCTGGTTCTCTACCTGACATCACATGGCAGCAAGCAACACGAGTTTCAGTTGAGCTTCGATCCGCTGGACTTGCCCCCCGTCACGCCCGACTGGCTGAAAGAGGCATTGGATCGGGCAGGCATCCGTTGGCGGGCAATCGCCGTGTCTGCGTGCTATTCAGGTGGCTTCATTCCACCACTGGCCAATGACACCACCTTGATTGTCACCGCCGCCGACGCCCAGCATCCCTCATTCGGTTGTGAAGACCGTGAGCAATTCACCTATTTTGGGCAGGCCATGTTCAACGAAGCACTGCGCAAGACAGATGACTGGCAACACGCCTTTCAAATGGCTCAGGCGGCGATTCTGCAACGTGAAAAACAAGAGGGGTATGATCCATCCAACCCACAGATTTCGATCGGGCGCGCTTTTAGCGAACATTGGATGGGGGCGCTGGCGGGACGTCAAGCCGATAGCGGCGTCATGCCAAACAAATAA
- a CDS encoding DMT family transporter — MTVFMYVFCLLAWGLNFIAIRLQGHAVPVEWSLVYRLAIGAVLFCCLIAWMQPKSRLKRHDISSVLAFGFFNFAASYLALYHATKLISAPLVTLIFSMKTISTPIFLRIFLKQRLHKALLIGGLIGVAGVGVLIYPMLSQGASASALPGMFYAVSGTLLTSMGDVYSARNAKNEVNPVQANALGLCFASALVALYAYSQGLTPTFAHTPSYIGALLYLTVIATCAAWLFYLQLVARLGAAQSGYMVAFFPVIGGVASVLIGESTLTAHLVFSCILTCTGALVALSGGSSGSRKMATQPDQLSR; from the coding sequence ATGACCGTTTTCATGTATGTCTTTTGCCTGCTGGCGTGGGGCCTGAATTTCATTGCCATTCGTCTACAAGGCCACGCGGTGCCAGTTGAATGGTCATTGGTCTACCGGCTGGCGATCGGCGCTGTCCTATTCTGTTGTCTGATCGCCTGGATGCAGCCGAAAAGCAGACTGAAGCGGCACGATATCTCGTCGGTACTGGCTTTCGGCTTTTTCAATTTCGCGGCGAGCTATCTGGCGCTCTACCATGCCACCAAGCTGATCTCAGCGCCGCTCGTTACGCTGATCTTTTCCATGAAGACCATCAGCACGCCGATTTTTCTACGTATATTTTTGAAACAGCGCTTACATAAAGCGTTGTTGATTGGTGGGTTGATTGGCGTGGCGGGGGTGGGCGTGCTGATCTACCCGATGTTATCGCAAGGCGCTTCTGCATCGGCATTACCAGGTATGTTCTATGCGGTGTCCGGCACCCTGCTTACATCGATGGGGGACGTCTATTCAGCACGAAATGCAAAAAACGAGGTCAACCCAGTCCAGGCCAATGCACTTGGCCTGTGCTTTGCCTCGGCATTGGTGGCGCTCTATGCATACAGCCAGGGCCTGACACCTACATTCGCCCACACCCCTTCCTATATTGGTGCGCTGCTGTATTTGACCGTGATTGCAACCTGCGCCGCCTGGCTATTTTATCTCCAGTTGGTGGCGCGCCTGGGTGCCGCGCAAAGCGGCTATATGGTTGCCTTTTTCCCTGTCATTGGCGGTGTGGCATCTGTTTTGATTGGTGAAAGCACCCTGACAGCCCATCTGGTATTCAGCTGCATTCTGACCTGCACCGGCGCACTGGTCGCCCTGTCTGGCGGCAGCTCAGGTAGCCGGAAAATGGCTACCCAGCCAGATCAATTGAGCAGGTGA
- a CDS encoding undecaprenyl-diphosphate phosphatase produces MDLLILLKALILGVVEGLTEFLPISSTGHLILAGSLLNFNDEKGKVFEVVIQLAAILAVCWEYRVKLINVSKGLTHDPQSQRFVVNVLVAFLPAAVLGFLFVKAIKMYLFNAICVATAFIVGGFIILWAERRAPRHARVQSIDDMSALDAFKVGVAQCFAMIPGTSRSGATIIGGMLFGLSRRTAAEFSFFLAIPTMFAATVYDVYKHWNLFALSDLPVFVVGSVASFLSAFFAVRALLRFISNHTFEVFAWYRIAFGVVILLTHYFGIVSWAN; encoded by the coding sequence ATGGATCTTCTCATACTACTCAAGGCCCTGATTCTCGGGGTGGTCGAAGGCTTGACCGAATTTCTGCCCATCTCCAGCACTGGCCACCTGATCTTGGCTGGATCATTACTGAACTTCAACGATGAAAAAGGAAAAGTCTTCGAGGTCGTCATCCAGCTCGCCGCCATCTTGGCTGTGTGTTGGGAATACCGCGTCAAATTGATCAATGTCTCCAAAGGGCTGACTCACGACCCACAATCCCAACGATTCGTGGTGAATGTGCTGGTCGCCTTTCTGCCCGCTGCCGTGTTGGGTTTCCTGTTTGTCAAAGCCATCAAAATGTATCTGTTCAACGCAATCTGCGTGGCAACCGCTTTCATTGTCGGCGGATTCATCATCCTGTGGGCTGAGCGGCGAGCGCCAAGGCATGCGCGGGTGCAATCCATCGATGACATGAGCGCCTTGGATGCGTTCAAGGTGGGCGTGGCCCAGTGCTTCGCCATGATTCCTGGCACCTCGCGTTCAGGGGCCACCATCATCGGGGGCATGTTGTTTGGTCTCTCACGCCGCACAGCAGCGGAGTTCTCGTTCTTTCTGGCGATTCCAACGATGTTTGCCGCCACGGTCTATGATGTCTACAAACACTGGAATCTGTTTGCGCTGTCAGACCTGCCCGTCTTTGTCGTCGGATCGGTCGCCTCTTTCCTGTCGGCATTCTTTGCCGTGCGCGCCCTGCTGCGTTTCATCTCGAATCATACCTTCGAGGTGTTTGCTTGGTATCGCATTGCCTTTGGCGTAGTGATCCTGTTGACGCATTACTTCGGAATTGTCAGCTGGGCGAACTGA
- the hemA gene encoding 5-aminolevulinate synthase, with amino-acid sequence MYSEILLQKLSDLKKSKAYREFVTINRIQGRYPLAYLDGNSSDESPVVVWCSNDYLGMSQHPGVIQSMLSAIRDFGAGSGGSRNIGGSHFQYAELESELAEWHHKEAGLVFPTGYSSNDATLQCLLRVFENCIVFSDEKNHASIINGIRSVPTERQIFRHNDVYHLESLLKQYPFDRPKIIVFESIYSMDGDVGPIAEIIDLAKKYNALTFLDEVHAIGMYGPRGAGIAAALGLADQIDIIQGTMAKAIGVIGGYITGTASMIDVIRSLASGFIFTTSLPPSIVAACLASVRHLKESEEERCLLHAKTEQLRHMLEVRGIQIMPSSTTHVLPVLVGDANKCKTAAAELLHKHRVYLQPINSPTVPVGTERFRINVTPNHTDAHIAHLCESLCTVFDQLNIRPTLAS; translated from the coding sequence ATGTACTCAGAAATATTACTGCAGAAACTATCAGATCTCAAAAAAAGTAAAGCATACCGCGAATTTGTCACTATCAATCGTATTCAAGGTAGATACCCCCTGGCGTACCTAGACGGGAATTCATCAGATGAGTCGCCCGTTGTCGTTTGGTGTAGTAATGACTATCTGGGCATGTCGCAGCATCCAGGGGTAATTCAGTCCATGCTGAGTGCAATCCGTGACTTTGGCGCTGGATCAGGTGGGTCGCGAAATATTGGCGGCAGCCACTTCCAGTACGCTGAATTGGAATCAGAATTAGCAGAATGGCATCACAAAGAAGCAGGGCTGGTTTTTCCAACTGGCTATAGCTCAAATGATGCCACATTGCAGTGCCTTTTAAGGGTCTTCGAAAACTGTATCGTCTTTTCAGATGAGAAAAATCACGCCTCTATAATCAATGGAATTCGTAGTGTTCCCACAGAGCGACAAATATTCAGGCACAATGATGTATATCATTTAGAAAGTTTGCTAAAACAGTATCCATTTGACCGTCCGAAAATTATTGTATTTGAATCTATTTATTCAATGGATGGTGATGTTGGTCCAATTGCCGAGATCATTGATCTTGCAAAAAAGTACAATGCTTTGACTTTTCTGGATGAGGTACATGCGATCGGCATGTATGGACCAAGAGGGGCGGGCATAGCAGCGGCACTAGGGCTGGCTGACCAGATTGATATCATTCAAGGCACAATGGCTAAAGCAATTGGTGTGATCGGCGGATACATCACAGGAACAGCTTCAATGATTGACGTCATTCGCTCTCTCGCATCCGGCTTCATATTTACCACATCCTTGCCACCTTCCATCGTTGCCGCTTGCTTGGCATCAGTCCGCCACCTGAAGGAGAGCGAAGAGGAGAGGTGTTTGCTACACGCCAAAACTGAACAACTGCGGCACATGCTCGAAGTACGTGGTATTCAGATCATGCCCAGCAGCACAACACATGTACTGCCTGTATTGGTCGGTGATGCCAACAAATGTAAAACTGCTGCCGCAGAGCTATTACACAAACATCGTGTCTATCTTCAACCGATCAATTCACCAACGGTGCCGGTTGGGACCGAGCGATTCCGGATCAATGTCACCCCCAACCATACTGATGCACATATTGCACATCTCTGTGAGTCGCTGTGTACCGTATTCGACCAGCTCAACATTCGACCGACATTGGCATCCTGA
- a CDS encoding KAP family P-loop NTPase fold protein, producing the protein MSIPALNDEPTLDDKLDRKPLVKAIAEQIAHCTPPMVLGVHGDWGAGKTSMLKQIRRYLTGEHDTGKDQRNDTEKVAIYDEHIVTVWFEAWRYQHEPVPVVALLQAMRRALSTPDKMGAQIKKIGEIAFRGVLNQIHDAAKTIKLEGLVPNAEKIQALGVAWEKEHLAERLPPDLVRDMLSDALSKLLPKKSNKLPSPRLVVFIDDLDRCSPESAFRLLEGLKIYLSLPNCVFVLGMNQQVIAANLDKSLQHDTGVTDSARIRGEAYLEKLCTNIWRLPLPRNREQDLLAWVWDQQNRGSDKTNEILENLHIRLKKALGRDAKTQDQNANDQKKLGDIPFLPPNPRRLKALANLMRRMAVEYELANPRRDNSDKLLPRLDEDTALHLLVVAYVYQFHGGIYERWHYQPDLWSAVLQKWVTGQLGVAENQAMPEWLKPLKIFMSESVEVASRLPYMEAHPNPSSVEIFWIAPLLNRYDFLPSTFNAFLNIAP; encoded by the coding sequence ATGTCGATTCCCGCGCTGAATGATGAACCCACACTTGATGACAAACTAGATCGGAAACCGCTGGTCAAAGCCATTGCAGAACAGATTGCCCATTGCACACCACCCATGGTGCTGGGCGTGCATGGCGACTGGGGAGCGGGCAAGACCAGTATGCTGAAACAGATCCGACGTTATCTGACGGGCGAGCACGATACAGGCAAAGACCAGCGTAATGACACAGAAAAAGTTGCCATCTACGACGAACACATTGTGACGGTCTGGTTCGAGGCTTGGCGCTATCAACACGAACCAGTGCCGGTAGTGGCCTTGCTGCAAGCGATGCGCAGGGCGTTGAGCACGCCTGACAAAATGGGTGCGCAAATCAAAAAAATCGGTGAGATCGCGTTTCGTGGTGTGTTGAATCAGATACATGACGCAGCAAAGACCATCAAGCTGGAAGGGCTGGTACCCAATGCGGAGAAAATCCAGGCATTAGGCGTGGCTTGGGAGAAAGAACACTTGGCAGAGCGCCTGCCCCCTGATCTGGTGCGGGACATGTTGTCCGATGCGCTGAGCAAGTTGCTACCAAAAAAGTCAAATAAACTACCATCGCCGCGACTGGTGGTTTTCATCGACGACCTTGACCGCTGCTCGCCAGAATCGGCCTTTCGACTGTTGGAGGGGCTGAAAATCTATCTGTCGTTGCCCAACTGTGTGTTTGTGCTGGGCATGAATCAGCAGGTGATTGCCGCCAACCTGGATAAATCACTACAACACGACACAGGTGTGACCGACAGCGCCCGCATCCGTGGCGAAGCCTACCTGGAAAAGCTTTGCACCAACATCTGGCGCCTGCCCTTGCCGCGCAATCGGGAGCAAGATCTGCTGGCCTGGGTGTGGGATCAGCAGAATAGGGGAAGTGATAAAACCAATGAAATCTTGGAGAATCTACACATCCGGTTGAAGAAGGCACTGGGTCGGGACGCCAAGACACAGGATCAGAACGCCAATGACCAGAAAAAGCTCGGGGACATTCCTTTTCTGCCGCCCAACCCGCGCCGACTGAAGGCGCTGGCCAACCTGATGCGGCGCATGGCTGTCGAGTATGAGCTGGCGAATCCCAGACGTGACAATAGTGATAAGCTATTGCCCAGATTGGATGAAGATACTGCACTGCATTTGCTGGTGGTTGCGTATGTTTACCAGTTCCATGGTGGAATATATGAGCGCTGGCATTACCAGCCGGATCTCTGGAGTGCCGTTCTGCAAAAGTGGGTGACTGGCCAGCTGGGCGTTGCAGAGAATCAGGCGATGCCTGAATGGCTGAAACCCTTGAAAATATTCATGTCAGAGAGCGTTGAAGTGGCGTCCCGGCTGCCTTATATGGAAGCGCACCCCAATCCTAGCTCGGTAGAGATTTTTTGGATTGCTCCATTGTTGAATCGTTATGATTTTCTGCCTAGTACCTTCAACGCATTTCTGAACATTGCCCCATGA